CGCTGGCCTTTATCGCTGAGGATATTGAGCAATTTCTTCACGCAGAGGGAGGGGTGTGTATGAATGGGCTGCCGATTAaagtaggtacatggataggaaaggttttgagggatataggccaaacacaggcaaataggactagctcagattcgcatcttggtgggcatggatgagttgggctgaatggccttttggtGCTCTTTGATTCCACATGGCTCAATGGGTTTGTGAATATAAACACGACATCACTGGCCACATGGTGATAATGTGCACTCAGTTCTCATTTGCATTACTAATGGGCAAAATGGAAAGCACTTTAAGGTGATTTAATAAAAAACAATGATCTCACTTTAATTCCACTGAGAAATTTGGGAATAAACCATCTACTGTCAACATCACCCACCTCATCGTCTTGTAGTTGCAATGCTTTGGCCCGTGTCGATTGCCTGTGTCCTTCTACTGTATCAGTATCAGTGTGGTACTCAACGATATACTCCTTGTCCACAGTTATAGCATTGAAGAATTCTGTTTAGCACAATAAGTCTAGACGTAGTGTCTATACTACATTCAAGTAACCACCATCTTAGGCTGtctgatagacacaacatgctggagtaactcagagggccgggcagcatccctggagacaaggaatgggtgacgtttcggctcgagatctttcttcagactgagagtcaggggagagggagacatagagatattcaattcaattcaattcaattcatatggAGGGATAAGGTGTAAAAACTTGGGAGCAACGGGGACAATGCACAAGGAAAATGTTGAACGGTTCATTATTAgctgaggggaaagtgacaacGAGAACTAGGGtttggggagagacggagagagagggaaagcaagggttacttgaagttagagaaatcaaaatcataCCTTTGGGTTGTCAGCTGCTCAAGCGAAAACTGATGCGCTGCACCTCCAATtagtgttgggcctcactctgacagtggaggaggcctgtCTCTCGGGATCAACTATGACTTGCTCCTACTCCAGATTTGTTGGGTCTGAGATCACTAATTAGGTTAGTATGGCATCTGCAAACTCTACCACAGATGGGGCAAGATGCACCTTACAGACTTGCCGCTGTGTGCAAGCCAAggtgataaaaaaaaatcaaaatagactttatttgagaaataaatatatacaatacatgatccttacaaaactccatctgacattctcggaggttatacatacattcaatactgtttacacaaattacacaattgcaactcatgtggcccactggcatggaacCTCTTCCCTTATTTTAAGGGGCGtcaccaccacaccctgccccccataaACCGAAGATTTGCACAAaaaggagtaacagcgggacaggcagcatttctggagaaaaggaatggacgacgtttcaggccgagacccttcttcggactggttaggaataaatgaaacgagagatatataaacggtgatgtagagaggtgaccaataaatgaaagatatgcaaaaaagtaacaacgataaaggaaacaggccgttggtagctgtttgttgggtgaaaatgagaagcttgacttgggtgggggagggatagagagagagggaatgccagggctacctgaagtgagagaaatcaatattcacaccactgcccAACCGAAATATGAGATTCTGTTCCTCCAAGTtgcttttagcctcactctgacaatggtggtggccttggacagaaaggcctgtgtgggaatgggaaggagaattaaagtgtccagcaaccgggagatcaggttggttcatgtgggctgagtgaaggtgttccgcagaacgatcgcccagtctgcgtttggtctcaccgatatataagagtccacatcttgaacaacggatacaatagatgaggttggaggaggtgcatgtgaaactctgcctaacctgaaaggactgtcggggtccctggccaGAGTCGAGGGAGGGGGTATTGGgacttgcatcttctgtggttgcaggggaaggtacctggggaaggggtgggaagggatgagttaaccagggagttgcagagggaaaggtctctgtggaaggcggaaaggggtggagatgggaacatgtggctggtggtgggatcccgttggaggtggtgcaaaTTTGGGACCATTATGTGTTGTACGCGATGGCTGATGTGATgcaactagggggactctgtctctgttgtgactagggggagagggaagcaggcgtggagctgcggggtaccgaggaggcaCAAGTGAGGGCCAcatttatgatgggagaggggaacccccgttccctaaagaatgataaCATCTCGGATATCTTGTTGTGGAACATATCGTCTTAGGCGCAGATGccgcgtagatggaggaattaggagtaaGAGATAttgtttgcaggaagcagggtgggaaaaagtgtggtctagatagttgtgggagtcagtgggtttgtagtagacgtcagtcaatactctatttcctgtgatggagacggtgagatcaagaaaggggtgggaggtgtcggagatggtccaagtaaatttgagtgcaggatgaaaattggtggtgaagtctaagaggtccatgagttctgcgtgggtgcaggaggtagcactgatgcagtcttcaatgtaacggagatagagttcggggatagggccagtgtacacctggaactgggattgttcaacgtactctACAAAGAGGCAAGCGTAGCTTGGGGagatgcgggtgcccatagctatgccctGGACTTGGTGGAAGCGGGAGGAACCGATGAAGTTGTTGCGGGTGAGGTACAGTAGGTGGAGTTAAGGGCCttacccacttgggcgacctaatccgcgagtccagaagagtgccttcgaccttcaagagAAGtgacagaaggggagagagaaggggaggagaaggggggagagaaggagagggggagagaaggggagagagaaggggagagaagggggggggggggggagaagcagtggagacacttttaagaagtttaataaagttagcgggcattttacatacgtcttcctaggtcgtgaaactccagtgagccaatcaaaatggcctgtCAGCAAAATGGCcttccagccacctcatacggcctcctaggacctcggtcgaccatgctgcgagtttgagtccagggcaaactcttctagactcgcagattaggtcgcccaagtgggacagcccctttagtatgAAAGTGTTagtatgagtgaatgaatgaataagtttattggccaagtgtgtacacatacaaggaatttgccttggtgctccgctcgcaagtaacaacatgacatacagtaacaattaagattgACACGTAAAACAGTAAACACTAATAATAAAACGTTatggtttaaacatgtgaatgagatAAAATCCCAGAGCAAAAGGTGgcgacagacttttggttattgcgtagagctactgctcatgaaataaaagctgtttttatgtctggctgtagcggctttgtctggagtcgccttctagagggaagtgattcaaagagtttgtggccagggtgcgaggggtcagagatgatctcacccgctcgcttcctggcccttgcagtgtacagttcgtcaatggagggaaggttgcagccaataaacttctcagctgatcgaacgattcgctgcagcctccggatgtcatgctcggtggctgagccaaaccagaccatgatggagaaggtgagggcgGACTTtacaatggccgtgtagaattgaacCTTCATTGTctgtggcaggtacacaaaaatgctggagaaactcagcgggtgcagcagcatctatggagcgaaggaaataggcaacgtttcgggccgaaacccttcttcagtctgtggcagattgtgtttccttggctgctgcaggaagtacatcctctgttgggcctttttgactatgGAGTGGAAAGTGGCCTCCCATTTCAGGTCttaggagatgatggttccaaagaacttaaaagactccacagatgtgactgtggtgttgttgatggtgagtggggggagggaagggagagctctcctaaagtctacaatcaattccactgtcttaagcgcattgagctccaggttacgaaggcaccaggacgctagctgtgtcacttcctgtctgtaagcagattcctccccatcctggatcagtccaatcaaggttgtgtcgtccgcaaacttgagaagcttgacagatgagtccgtggaggtgcagtcgttggtgtagagactaaaggagaggagagagtacacagccttgcggtgctcctatgctgagggtgtGCAGGTCCGAGATGTGCCTTCCCAGCCTTATttgttgcttcctgtctgtcaggaagttggtgatccactgacagaggggtttagGTACAGTCAACTTGgatagtttggagtgtagtagctctggcacaatggtgttgaatgcagagctaaaatcaacaaacaaaatccttgcataggacCCCTGGCGGTCTCAGTGCTGGAGGatcaagtacaggcccagattgactgtgcCATCCattgatctattggcccggtatgcaaactgcagagggggtttgtgatatttttcagctgagccagaacacaatagacaataaataggtgcaggagtagattttgaagcattcatgcatgttggaggtataatgtagtcatagagtgatacagtgttaaaacaggccctacggcgcaacttgcccacacccgccaacatgtcccagctacactacctgcttttggtccatacctccaaacctgtcctatccatgtatcagtctaaccttttcttaaatgttgggatggtccctgcctcaactacctcctctggcagcttgttccatacacccatcaccctttgtgtggataaagttaccccttaaaaagttacctcttaaaaatacttcatacaaaaaacattgaaatcatacttctgcagtgcactaaaacatgatttaatacatcaaatttcaaaaagttcctaccctacttccacaccctctccccactcggttgctccactccctcaccgggtatccccaaggccagtgatcacacagcctcccccctttcaaacacgctccaatccaatttaaagcatatatattgcattcaagtgtaagttataagactcgctatagtatgcaccatattgcacaatttcagattcagattcagattcaactttaattgtcattgtctgtgtacagtacagagacaacaaaatgcatttagcacctccctggaagagcgacatagcatatgatttgaagctgatttgtgatatttttcagctgagccagaacacaatagacaataaataggtgcaggagtagtataCACAAGTGGATgagattttaatttagtttagagataatgcaAATGTTCcctaccaatgggagggggacaccctcctcctcacccccccatgCTTTCTCGGGCTTGGTTTCTcgcaaatttctcactcccaactctcacccaatgttggcagccctgatataaacacacttgactctttatTTCTCCTTGACGCTCCATCTAAATCTGCCCCTCACCAACATGGCGGATCCCTGATCGCCTGCACCCGCAGTCAATGACGTCAGCAAGGGCTGCCCCTCACCAACATGGCGGATCCCTAGTTACCAGCAAGGATCTTTGGTTACTAGGGCCCCGCAACCCATCCCAAGCCCGCCAAGAGGCCGTCGAATACGCACGCGCGCCAGTTGGCGGGAACCGGCCGGCGGGCTCGAGCGGAAGTCACCGGTTCGTCAACAAGGCGGCGGCTCCTCTCAACGCGGGCGAGTGAAGTAAACCGTGAGGGAGGATTTACTTGGTGCCCGACAGAACCctcttgccctgccctgcccgccCGCGCCATGTTTTCTGAGCACGCCGCCCGCGGAGAGCGGACGCTGCTGTCGGCGTCGCTGCCCGAGCAGCACGGACCCACGTTTGAGCGGCTGCCCCCGGCCTCCTACACTAACTGCTCGGCCTGCTTCACCCTGGGCGAGCGCCACTTCAACCGCCAGTACGCCAGCATCTACGCCTCCCGGCTGAAGCAGATGAGACCCGCACTCATCGAGAGGGCCAAACTGAAATGGGGTGAGGATGGGATGAGAGGGTGTaggatgggatggggagggatgagctGGGGTGGGAATGGTGTGGGGAGGGTGAGGAAGGGTGAGGGGTAAGGAGGAGTGGTGAGGTGAGTGAGATGAGATGGGGAGGGATGAACTGGTGGGAATGGTATGGGGATGGTGTGAGATGGGTGGAGTGAGGAGGGGCGGGGATGGGGTGATaagatggggaggggtgaggaagtgtgggatggggaggggtggtgggggcttGGGAGTGGTGGTGCATGAGGATACACTGATACAGGTAGGGTGATTTTCATGGTTGTGAGGGGGTTGGAGAAGGGATGCTGGGGTCTCAgctgggacaataaatgattaagcATGCAAGGATATGACATTTCATCATAGGGATGGGTACGGTTTGTGGAGAGGAGACGTGTGAGGTATGAGTACTGTTGGGCACTGGCATGGCAGATTTCATCAGATACACAAGTGGATGAGATtttaatgtagtttagag
Above is a window of Leucoraja erinacea ecotype New England chromosome 35, Leri_hhj_1, whole genome shotgun sequence DNA encoding:
- the LOC129713178 gene encoding DNA polymerase delta subunit 2-like — translated: MFSEHAARGERTLLSASLPEQHGPTFERLPPASYTNCSACFTLGERHFNRQYASIYASRLKQMRPALIERAKLKWGMGTVCGEETCEV